The following are encoded in a window of Paraburkholderia hospita genomic DNA:
- a CDS encoding SulP family inorganic anion transporter: MGHVASRLRIPVLDWMHGYRKDWIKPDLVAGVTAAAVVLPKALAYASVAGLPVEVGLYTAFVPMVIYALFGTSRPLSVSTSATLAILTAAALAQAVPGGETAALMRATATLTLLVGGMLALAALLRLGFVANFISDPVLTGFKAGIAVVIVLDQLPKLFGIHPEKGSFFHNVAALAMGIPHASWWTVAVGAATIAILVAFEHFYPRAPAPLIAVACGIGAVVLLGLPAHGVGVVGHIPTGLPSVVMPDFSLIGSLWKDAAGIALMSFTETVAAGRAFVGNGEPMPKPNRELFATGLGNAAGAWLGAMPAGGGTSQTAVNRLAGARSQLAQLVTAAVTLGTMLLLAPLIGLMPHATLAAVVIVYSIGLFSPADFRAILRIRRTEFLWALVALAGVVLLGTLQGILVAIVVSLVALAHQVADPPVYVLRRKPGTHVFRPVSDEHPDDEAFPGLLVLRVEGRVFFANAEHIGQKLRPLIDAAQPKVLILEMSAVFDLEYTALKMLIEAEKKQRERGIAIWLVHLNPSVLAAVQLSSLGATLGQGRMFFNLEEALAAWQALHAPDTANGAANSASKKL, translated from the coding sequence GGCGTCACGGCGGCAGCCGTCGTGCTGCCCAAGGCCCTCGCCTATGCGTCGGTGGCTGGGCTGCCCGTCGAAGTCGGGCTGTACACCGCCTTCGTGCCGATGGTCATCTATGCCCTTTTCGGCACGTCGCGGCCGCTCAGCGTCAGCACCAGCGCGACGCTCGCCATCCTGACGGCCGCCGCGCTCGCGCAGGCCGTTCCCGGCGGCGAAACGGCCGCGCTGATGCGCGCGACGGCGACCCTCACGCTGCTCGTCGGCGGGATGCTCGCGTTGGCCGCGTTGCTGCGCCTCGGGTTCGTCGCGAACTTCATTTCCGATCCCGTTCTGACGGGCTTCAAGGCAGGGATCGCCGTCGTCATCGTGCTGGATCAGCTGCCGAAGCTGTTCGGCATCCACCCGGAAAAGGGTTCGTTTTTTCACAACGTCGCGGCCCTGGCGATGGGCATTCCCCACGCATCGTGGTGGACGGTAGCCGTCGGCGCGGCGACGATCGCCATCCTCGTGGCGTTCGAGCACTTCTATCCGCGCGCGCCCGCACCCTTGATCGCCGTCGCCTGCGGGATCGGTGCCGTCGTGCTGCTGGGCTTGCCCGCTCATGGCGTCGGCGTGGTCGGCCATATTCCGACGGGCTTGCCCTCTGTCGTGATGCCCGATTTCTCGCTGATCGGCTCGCTCTGGAAGGACGCCGCCGGCATCGCGCTGATGAGCTTCACCGAAACGGTCGCGGCCGGGCGTGCGTTTGTGGGCAATGGCGAACCCATGCCGAAGCCGAACCGCGAACTGTTCGCGACGGGCCTCGGCAACGCGGCGGGCGCGTGGCTCGGCGCGATGCCCGCGGGCGGCGGCACGAGCCAGACGGCCGTCAACCGGTTGGCGGGCGCGCGCTCGCAACTCGCCCAGCTCGTCACGGCGGCCGTCACGCTCGGCACGATGCTGCTGCTCGCGCCGTTGATCGGCCTGATGCCGCACGCGACGCTGGCCGCCGTCGTGATCGTCTATTCGATCGGCCTGTTCAGCCCGGCCGATTTCCGCGCAATCTTGCGGATACGCCGCACCGAATTCCTGTGGGCGCTCGTCGCGCTGGCGGGCGTCGTGCTGCTCGGCACCTTGCAGGGCATACTCGTCGCGATTGTCGTGTCGCTGGTTGCGCTCGCGCATCAGGTGGCCGATCCGCCCGTCTATGTGTTGCGCCGCAAGCCGGGCACGCACGTGTTCCGCCCCGTGTCCGACGAGCATCCCGACGACGAGGCGTTCCCGGGGCTGCTGGTGCTGCGGGTCGAGGGGCGCGTGTTCTTTGCCAACGCCGAGCACATCGGGCAGAAGCTTCGGCCGCTGATCGACGCGGCGCAGCCGAAGGTCCTCATCCTGGAGATGAGCGCCGTGTTCGATCTCGAGTACACCGCGCTCAAGATGCTGATCGAAGCCGAGAAAAAGCAGCGCGAGCGTGGCATCGCGATCTGGCTCGTGCACCTCAATCCCAGCGTGCTCGCGGCGGTGCAACTCTCGTCGCTCGGCGCGACATTGGGTCAAGGGCGGATGTTCTTCAACCTCGAAGAAGCGCTGGCGGCGTGGCAAGCACTTCATGCGCCGGACACGGCAAACGGCGCGGCAAACAGCGCGTCGAAGAAGCTTTAA
- a CDS encoding AI-2E family transporter → MLPIQSSEKSFARAMLDVLIRAGLIAILAIFCFRIVVPFLNLLVWSLILAITLHPLLVRLRGQSKRYNGLVATLIILAAFAIILVPTYLLGVAAADSIEHVTAIIKSGGVRIPPPSESVATWPLVGQRLYDFWLQASTDLTGLAQRFAPQLKEAGLVVLGTLAGLGVGLVTFVVALILAGVFMAHGEQGRRSAVLIASRVSGPENGPKITELCIATIRAVAQGVVGIAFIQMLLIGIGFVVMGVPGAGLLGLAVLLIGIMQLPATLITIPVIVFVFATEGASAATIIFAIYTFIAGLADNVLKPLLLGRGVDVPMPVVLIGALGGMITSGVLGLFIGPVMLAVGYRLFWRWVEDQPASESRRGEGRLTGRI, encoded by the coding sequence ATGTTACCCATCCAGAGTTCTGAGAAGTCATTTGCGCGCGCCATGCTCGACGTGCTGATCCGCGCGGGCCTGATCGCCATTCTCGCGATCTTCTGCTTTCGTATCGTCGTGCCGTTCCTCAATCTGCTGGTGTGGTCGCTGATTCTGGCTATCACGCTCCATCCGCTGCTGGTTCGCCTGCGAGGGCAGTCGAAGCGCTACAACGGCCTGGTCGCGACGCTGATTATTCTCGCCGCGTTCGCCATCATCCTCGTGCCGACCTACCTGCTGGGCGTGGCGGCCGCGGATTCCATCGAGCACGTGACGGCCATCATCAAGAGCGGCGGCGTTCGCATTCCGCCGCCGTCCGAGTCGGTCGCCACCTGGCCGCTCGTCGGGCAGCGTCTGTACGACTTCTGGTTGCAAGCCTCGACGGATCTGACGGGTCTCGCGCAGCGGTTTGCGCCGCAACTGAAGGAAGCCGGCCTGGTCGTGCTCGGCACGCTGGCTGGGCTCGGCGTCGGACTGGTGACGTTCGTCGTTGCGCTGATTCTCGCCGGCGTTTTCATGGCGCACGGCGAGCAAGGCCGTCGCAGCGCGGTGCTGATCGCATCGCGCGTCTCCGGCCCGGAGAACGGCCCGAAGATCACCGAGTTGTGCATCGCGACGATCCGCGCGGTCGCGCAAGGCGTGGTCGGCATTGCGTTCATCCAGATGCTGCTGATCGGCATCGGCTTCGTCGTGATGGGCGTGCCCGGCGCGGGGCTGCTCGGGCTCGCGGTGCTGTTGATCGGCATCATGCAGTTGCCCGCCACCCTCATCACGATTCCCGTGATCGTGTTCGTATTCGCCACCGAGGGCGCGAGCGCCGCGACCATCATCTTCGCGATCTACACGTTCATCGCGGGGCTGGCCGACAATGTGCTCAAGCCGTTGCTGCTCGGCCGAGGGGTCGACGTGCCGATGCCCGTCGTGCTGATCGGCGCGTTGGGCGGCATGATCACGAGCGGCGTGCTGGGTCTGTTCATCGGCCCGGTGATGCTCGCGGTCGGCTACCGGCTGTTCTGGCGATGGGTCGAGGATCAGCCCGCCAGCGAATCACGCAGGGGGGAAGGGCGTTTGACCGGGCGGATTTAA
- a CDS encoding TAXI family TRAP transporter solute-binding subunit — MPRDNPALHRSQKPPVAPRRRWLFVVGAVIALAALGWGLYAVIEPAFQTRIVITTGADKGIYRGFAERYAPILKRDGVTLEIRSSSGSVENYERLKDPTSEYQVGFVQSGTTTPQETDHLETIAAVSYEPIWVFYRDAQTINRLAQLRGKRIGVGVPGSGLLEVSRVLLRYSDITRDNTQLFEMDAPNAWRCLQDGCLDAAFFIGRPDAPMQQMLLNSDLKLMSFAQADALVQKFPSLKKVTFPRASTSIVDDRPQTDVTLLAATALLVAKDTLHPALVYLLLDAARTAHAGEDYFTPLGTFPNLNTDEFPISSESERYFKSGRPFLQRYLPFWLASFVERRLLILVPFLAVLIGLVQALPRILESRVKKRFVVWYRELKALEDEIWKTAQPSAHQLSQWHNELESIDAQASQIRVPTRYLHDVYALKQAISVVRHRISRAARPTG; from the coding sequence ATGCCCAGGGACAACCCAGCGCTTCACCGCAGCCAGAAGCCACCCGTCGCGCCACGGCGCAGGTGGCTTTTCGTCGTCGGTGCCGTCATCGCGCTGGCGGCGCTGGGCTGGGGACTGTATGCCGTCATCGAGCCGGCTTTCCAGACGCGCATCGTCATCACGACGGGCGCGGACAAGGGCATTTATCGCGGCTTTGCGGAGCGCTATGCGCCCATCCTCAAACGCGACGGCGTGACGCTCGAAATCCGCAGCTCGTCCGGATCCGTCGAGAACTACGAGCGGCTCAAAGACCCCACGAGCGAATACCAGGTGGGCTTCGTTCAATCGGGCACCACCACGCCGCAGGAAACCGATCATCTGGAAACGATTGCCGCCGTTTCATATGAACCGATCTGGGTTTTCTATCGTGACGCGCAGACCATCAACCGGCTCGCGCAACTGCGCGGCAAACGGATCGGCGTCGGCGTTCCGGGCAGCGGGCTATTGGAGGTGTCGCGGGTCTTGCTGCGCTACAGCGACATCACGCGGGACAACACCCAGCTGTTCGAAATGGATGCGCCGAACGCCTGGCGCTGCCTCCAGGACGGCTGTCTCGATGCAGCGTTCTTCATCGGCAGGCCGGACGCGCCGATGCAGCAGATGTTGCTGAACAGCGACCTGAAGCTGATGAGCTTCGCTCAGGCCGACGCGCTCGTGCAGAAATTCCCGTCGCTGAAGAAGGTGACGTTCCCGCGCGCCTCGACCAGCATTGTCGACGATCGCCCGCAAACGGACGTCACGTTGCTGGCCGCGACGGCGCTGCTGGTCGCGAAGGACACGTTGCATCCCGCGCTCGTCTATCTGTTGCTCGACGCAGCCAGAACCGCGCATGCGGGAGAGGACTATTTCACGCCGCTCGGCACCTTCCCCAATCTGAATACGGATGAATTCCCCATTTCCAGCGAAAGCGAGCGCTACTTCAAGTCGGGACGTCCGTTCCTTCAGCGCTACCTGCCGTTCTGGCTTGCGAGCTTTGTCGAGCGGCGCCTGCTGATCCTGGTGCCGTTCCTGGCCGTGCTGATCGGGCTGGTGCAGGCGCTGCCGCGGATACTGGAATCGCGCGTCAAAAAGCGCTTCGTGGTCTGGTATCGCGAGCTCAAGGCGCTGGAAGACGAAATCTGGAAGACGGCGCAGCCATCTGCGCACCAGCTCTCGCAATGGCACAACGAACTCGAGAGCATCGACGCGCAGGCGAGCCAGATACGCGTGCCGACGCGCTATCTGCACGACGTCTATGCGCTCAAGCAGGCGATCAGCGTCGTGCGGCACCGCATCTCGCGGGCGGCGCGACCGACCGGTTAG
- a CDS encoding efflux RND transporter periplasmic adaptor subunit translates to MASLLYRLSNCLCLVVKKHPARKRLLLPLALLALSSLTACKKAPTAPPHPAVEVTIVTVRQQETPVDFEFTAQTQSSREVEIRARVDGFLERRMYTEGTLVKEGQVLFVMDRKPFEAALQSAKGALAQQQARLLVTKQNLARVIPLAAQNALSKKDLDDATGNEKQAEAAVIAAQGEVRTAELNLSYCTIRSPLLGLSSFARVQDGSYVTPNQSGLLTYVYQLDPMWVNFSISENELLRYRDQVAKGLLRFPPDNQFDVTVIQADGSVYPQKGRIDFTNPAFSQETGTFLVRATFANPKGTLRPGQFVRAKVSGAVRPNAVLVPQRAVLQGAKSHFVWVLDQDSKPHQRVVDVGDWHGDDWFVNEGLKAGERVVVDGAIRVSSDAQIKVVSAAPGSTPGAPGTPASAPPAASAAAASSAPAATLAQTRPASVSP, encoded by the coding sequence ATGGCGTCTTTGTTGTATCGGCTATCGAACTGCCTCTGTCTTGTTGTGAAAAAACATCCGGCGCGCAAGCGGCTGCTGCTGCCTCTCGCGCTGCTGGCACTGTCATCTCTCACCGCCTGCAAGAAAGCCCCCACCGCCCCACCGCACCCGGCCGTCGAAGTCACCATCGTCACGGTGCGGCAGCAGGAAACGCCCGTCGATTTCGAGTTTACCGCGCAGACGCAGAGTTCGCGCGAGGTGGAAATCCGTGCGCGCGTCGACGGCTTTCTCGAGCGGCGCATGTACACGGAAGGCACGCTCGTCAAGGAAGGCCAGGTGCTGTTCGTGATGGACAGGAAGCCCTTCGAGGCCGCGCTGCAGTCTGCCAAAGGCGCGCTCGCGCAGCAGCAGGCACGGTTACTCGTGACGAAACAGAACCTCGCCCGCGTGATTCCGCTGGCCGCGCAGAACGCGTTGAGCAAGAAGGACCTGGACGATGCCACCGGCAACGAGAAACAGGCCGAAGCCGCCGTGATCGCCGCGCAGGGCGAGGTGCGTACGGCCGAACTGAACCTGAGCTACTGCACGATCCGCTCGCCGCTCCTGGGGTTATCGAGCTTCGCGCGCGTGCAGGACGGCAGCTATGTGACGCCGAACCAGTCGGGGCTGCTCACCTACGTCTACCAGCTCGACCCGATGTGGGTGAACTTCAGCATCTCCGAGAACGAACTGCTGCGCTACCGTGATCAGGTCGCGAAGGGCCTGCTGCGCTTTCCGCCCGACAACCAGTTCGACGTGACGGTCATCCAGGCCGACGGCTCGGTCTATCCGCAGAAGGGCCGCATCGACTTCACGAACCCCGCATTCAGCCAGGAGACGGGCACCTTCCTCGTGCGCGCCACGTTCGCCAATCCGAAGGGCACGCTCAGGCCCGGCCAGTTCGTGCGCGCGAAGGTCTCGGGTGCGGTGCGGCCCAATGCGGTGCTGGTGCCGCAGCGCGCGGTGCTGCAGGGCGCGAAGAGCCACTTCGTGTGGGTGCTCGACCAGGATTCGAAGCCGCATCAGCGCGTGGTCGACGTCGGCGACTGGCACGGCGACGACTGGTTCGTCAACGAAGGGCTGAAGGCGGGCGAGCGCGTGGTGGTCGATGGTGCGATCCGCGTGTCGTCGGATGCGCAGATCAAGGTGGTGAGTGCGGCGCCAGGCAGCACGCCTGGTGCGCCCGGCACGCCCGCCTCTGCGCCGCCGGCGGCAAGCGCCGCCGCAGCGTCGTCCGCACCCGCCGCCACGCTGGCGCAGACGCGCCCGGCCAGCGTCAGCCCATGA